The bacterium genome includes a region encoding these proteins:
- a CDS encoding trypsin-like peptidase domain-containing protein, with protein MKNKTLNLRGLFVALAIFGLGVAAGVTLLSHRDAASLIINEAVAAETPLPQRPDLPIVDVVEQVSPGVLTVGAVRRAWVADPYQDFFQPFFYRRRQVLERLPYMGSGFLLDKKGHILTNFHVIENAEKVFITLGDGREIDADVLGASRLMDVAMLKVDVPEEELPEPLSLGDSDTLRIGETAMAFGNPFGNLIEDPRPTVTAGVISAMHRSFRPDRQHLRVYQDMIQTDAAINPGNSGGPLVDATGAVVGINTFIVSGSGTSSGMGFAIPINRAKGFVDEILEYGRLRPMLIDFEGLTLNTPRVRGVVISQMAEDGPAEKAGLEVGDVILSIDDRDVSARADVELLLASKQVGETVDMEVWRSGQTREVQYTISEAKK; from the coding sequence ATGAAGAACAAAACTCTCAATCTGCGCGGACTCTTTGTCGCACTGGCCATTTTTGGCCTGGGCGTTGCGGCGGGGGTCACTCTTCTCAGCCACCGGGATGCAGCATCACTGATCATCAACGAAGCCGTGGCCGCCGAGACGCCCCTTCCACAGCGCCCGGATCTGCCGATCGTAGATGTCGTCGAGCAAGTCAGCCCGGGCGTCCTGACCGTAGGCGCCGTGCGCCGCGCCTGGGTCGCCGACCCCTACCAGGACTTCTTCCAGCCATTCTTCTACCGTCGGCGTCAGGTCCTCGAACGCCTGCCCTACATGGGCAGCGGCTTCCTCCTCGATAAGAAAGGTCACATCCTCACGAACTTCCACGTCATTGAAAACGCCGAGAAGGTCTTTATCACCCTTGGCGACGGCCGAGAAATCGATGCGGATGTTCTTGGCGCGTCGCGCTTGATGGACGTCGCAATGCTTAAAGTCGATGTGCCCGAGGAAGAACTGCCCGAACCGCTCTCCCTCGGCGATTCCGACACGCTGCGGATCGGCGAAACCGCCATGGCTTTCGGTAATCCGTTCGGCAATCTGATCGAAGACCCTCGCCCGACTGTCACAGCCGGCGTGATCAGCGCCATGCATCGCTCCTTCCGACCGGACCGCCAGCACTTGCGCGTTTACCAGGATATGATCCAGACCGATGCCGCGATCAACCCCGGCAACAGCGGCGGACCGCTCGTGGACGCCACCGGCGCCGTCGTCGGCATCAACACCTTCATCGTCTCCGGCAGCGGAACCTCCAGCGGTATGGGCTTCGCCATTCCGATCAACCGCGCGAAGGGCTTCGTCGACGAGATTCTCGAGTACGGACGCCTGCGACCGATGTTGATCGATTTCGAAGGCCTGACGCTGAACACCCCACGCGTTCGCGGCGTGGTCATCAGCCAGATGGCCGAAGACGGCCCTGCGGAAAAAGCCGGACTCGAAGTCGGCGACGTCATCCTCTCGATCGATGACCGCGACGTCTCAGCCCGCGCCGATGTCGAGCTGTTGCTCGCCAGCAAACAAGTCGGCGAAACCGTCGACATGGAAGTCTGGCGAAGCGGCCAAACTCGCGAGGTTCAATACACGATTTCCGAAGCGAAGAAATAA
- a CDS encoding LptF/LptG family permease: MKTLYAYIIKELIGPIVISGFFFTFVLLIVRLFDWAEILLQSGISGDIFLHLLGVVVVTLLSLTIPMAILLGTLIAIGRLTNENEILAIRVAGISLTRAFVPAVVFGLLVSAALMWGNSILIPRMFGKVDDLRYRIQFELLTNLQPGRFYGDLGPKDTEVTLFFEERAGGQRASNSLLEMRGVNMRIKVEPEAMIGGVDGGDRDREFLIFSDKGTIEGDLTDQQLNVVLSDGLLMPTGPENQSATTTFRFSEMTMALEGGSEDAVELAEVRPREMDFFQLREYLSNPPTIPVLKDKDHREMYSEWKTYFSARNEMLQRFTLPFSALAFILIAIPLGIEVRPRAKSLSFLVAFVLMAVYYALLTLGAKIGQYGVGMPIAIFALMLPNLIIGGLGILMLYRAQWR; the protein is encoded by the coding sequence TTGAAGACTCTCTACGCCTATATAATCAAAGAGCTCATCGGCCCGATCGTCATCAGCGGGTTTTTCTTCACATTTGTGCTGCTGATCGTGCGCCTCTTCGATTGGGCCGAGATCCTCCTCCAGTCCGGCATCAGCGGCGACATCTTCCTGCACTTGCTCGGCGTCGTCGTCGTCACGCTTCTCTCGCTGACGATCCCGATGGCCATCCTGCTCGGCACCCTGATCGCCATCGGCCGCCTGACCAACGAGAATGAAATCCTCGCCATCCGCGTGGCCGGCATTTCCCTGACCCGCGCGTTCGTGCCGGCCGTCGTCTTCGGCCTGCTCGTCTCCGCCGCACTGATGTGGGGCAACTCGATCCTGATCCCGCGCATGTTCGGCAAAGTCGACGACCTGCGTTATCGCATCCAGTTCGAACTTCTGACGAACCTGCAGCCCGGCCGCTTCTACGGCGACCTCGGCCCGAAGGACACGGAAGTCACCCTCTTCTTCGAGGAACGCGCCGGCGGCCAACGCGCCTCCAACTCGCTCCTCGAAATGCGCGGCGTGAACATGCGCATCAAGGTCGAACCCGAAGCCATGATCGGTGGCGTCGACGGCGGCGATCGCGATCGCGAATTCCTGATCTTCTCCGACAAGGGCACCATCGAGGGCGACCTCACCGACCAGCAACTCAACGTCGTTCTCAGCGACGGCCTGCTGATGCCGACCGGCCCGGAGAATCAATCCGCCACCACAACATTCCGGTTCTCCGAAATGACCATGGCCCTCGAGGGCGGCTCCGAGGACGCCGTCGAACTCGCAGAGGTTCGCCCCCGCGAGATGGACTTCTTCCAGTTGCGCGAGTACCTCTCCAACCCGCCCACCATCCCCGTCCTCAAAGACAAGGACCACCGCGAGATGTACAGCGAGTGGAAGACCTACTTCTCCGCCCGCAACGAGATGCTCCAGCGCTTCACGCTCCCCTTCTCCGCGCTCGCCTTCATCCTGATCGCGATTCCGCTCGGCATCGAAGTTCGCCCGCGCGCCAAATCGCTCTCCTTCCTCGTCGCCTTCGTTCTGATGGCCGTCTACTACGCGCTGCTCACCCTGGGCGCCAAGATCGGCCAATACGGTGTCGGAATGCCCATCGCCATCTTCGCCCTGATGCTCCCCAACCTCATCATCGGCGGCCTCGGCATTTTGATGCTCTACCGCGCCCAATGGCGGTAG